One window from the genome of Magnolia sinica isolate HGM2019 chromosome 4, MsV1, whole genome shotgun sequence encodes:
- the LOC131244277 gene encoding uncharacterized protein LOC131244277, whose protein sequence is MCTPFKLRRDCLQVSHLLYADDTLLFVNGWLQSLRSLSAFLDNYQLSSGQKINRLKSALFCSNKIAASRISAIERSLGIARCNSTLIYLGVPLAFGRVKLSSFQPLINKIESWICGWRARCLSQAGRLVLVRHVLRSIPIHTLAAATVPT, encoded by the coding sequence ATGTGCACCCCTTTCAAGCTCAGGAGGGATTGTTTGCAGGTTTCTCACCTCCTCTATGCAGACGACACTCTACTTTTCGTCAATGGATGGCTGCAGTCTCTTCGCTCTCTCTCAGCATTTCTGGATAACTATCAACTATCCTCGGGCCAAAAAATCAACCGCCTTAAGAGTGCTCTTTTCTGCTCTAACAAAATCGCCGCCTCTAGAATCAGCGCCATCGAGAGATCGCTGGGCATTGCTAGATGCAACTCGACCCTGATTTATCTAGGGGTCCCGCTGGCTTTCGGTAGGGTGAAACTGAGCTCCTTCCAGCCCCTAATCAATAAGATTGAGAGCTGGATTTGTGGTTGGCGTGCGCGTTGCCTCTCCCAAGCAGGGAGACTGGTCCTAGTTCGTCATGTTCTCAGAAGCATCCCCATTCACACCCTGGCAGCCGCGACTGTTCCCACTTAA